Proteins encoded together in one Cellulomonas gilvus ATCC 13127 window:
- a CDS encoding quinone-dependent dihydroorotate dehydrogenase, translating into MYRLLFDLVFRRMDPERAHELAFGLIGAVGRTPVLRDVVARVLAVPAGGTVRVWGRILPGRFGVAAGFDKDARAVEGLAMLGFSFVEIGTVTAEPQPGNDKPRLWRVLDQRALRNRMGFNNQGSQAVAQRLARLRGSARGRGLVVGVNIGKTKVTPAEHAATDYATSAGRLAPYADYLVVNVSSPNTPGLRDLQSVEALRPILEAVRVAADQATTRAAAAPVPLLVKIAPDLSDDDVDAVADLAAELGLDGVVAVNTTIGHDLGPGGLSGPPVLARGLDVVARLRTRLGPDAVIIGVGGITTAADAREYLAVGATLVQGYTGFIYQGPAWPARIGRALASDERRSTRTSAARP; encoded by the coding sequence GTGTACCGCCTGCTGTTCGACCTCGTCTTCCGGCGCATGGACCCCGAGCGTGCGCACGAGCTCGCATTCGGCCTGATCGGCGCGGTGGGCCGCACTCCCGTGCTCCGCGACGTCGTCGCGCGCGTGCTCGCGGTCCCCGCGGGCGGCACGGTGCGCGTGTGGGGCCGCATCCTGCCGGGTCGCTTCGGCGTGGCCGCCGGGTTCGACAAGGACGCGCGCGCGGTCGAGGGACTCGCGATGCTCGGGTTCTCGTTCGTCGAGATCGGCACGGTCACCGCGGAGCCGCAGCCCGGCAACGACAAGCCGCGCCTGTGGCGCGTCCTCGACCAGCGCGCGCTGCGCAACCGCATGGGCTTCAACAACCAGGGCTCGCAGGCCGTCGCGCAGCGCCTCGCGCGGTTGCGCGGATCGGCACGTGGTCGGGGTCTCGTCGTCGGCGTCAACATCGGCAAGACCAAGGTGACGCCCGCCGAGCATGCGGCTACGGACTACGCGACGAGCGCGGGGCGGCTGGCCCCGTACGCGGACTACCTGGTGGTCAACGTGTCGTCGCCCAACACGCCAGGGCTGCGGGACCTGCAGTCCGTCGAGGCGCTGCGCCCCATCCTCGAGGCGGTGCGCGTCGCAGCCGACCAGGCCACCACGCGGGCCGCGGCCGCGCCCGTCCCGCTGCTCGTCAAGATCGCCCCGGACCTGTCGGACGACGACGTGGACGCGGTCGCGGACCTCGCGGCGGAGCTCGGGCTCGACGGCGTGGTCGCGGTCAACACGACGATCGGCCACGACCTCGGGCCCGGCGGGCTGTCGGGACCGCCCGTGCTCGCGCGCGGTCTGGACGTCGTCGCGCGGCTGCGCACGCGGCTCGGGCCCGACGCGGTGATCATCGGCGTGGGCGGCATCACCACCGCGGCGGACGCACGCGAGTACCTGGCCGTGGGCGCGACCCTGGTGCAGGGCTACACGGGCTTCATCTACCAGGGCCCGGCGTGGCCCGCGCGGATCGGGCGTGCGCTCGCGTCCGACGAGCGCCGCTCGACGCGGACCTCGGCGGCGCGGCCGTGA
- the yczR gene encoding MocR-like transcription factor YczR produces the protein MSVDDLPTDRRVSGQRLRTVLGAWERPGPAYAALADGLRAAVLSGRLPLRTRLPSERELAEAVGVSRTTTTAAYDALRDEGYLLSRRGSGTVTTLPDRGTAGREAPDPLTPHDVVDLTIAAPAAPPALHDAVVEALDLLPRHLPGTGYAPGGLPELRAAVAARYTARGVPTTPDQVLVTTGGQEAIHLLVTAHAGPGDRVLVEHPTYPHALDAVRAAAARPVAVPSGPDGLDLELFASTLRQAAPRLAYLIPDHRNPTGTSLTAETRVRVRELATRTRTLVVGDEALSDLTLDGTPPPPFAGDGTDAAVACIGSASKTFWGGLRIGWVRAHRDLVGRLTTQRSHVDIGSSVIDQLVVVRLLDRLDAVLPQRRAELRDRRDLVVGLLAQRLPDWRVEVPAGGLSLWVDLGLPVSSALAALAPRHGVRVAPGPAFGAEAGLERHLRIPFTEPPERLVRAVDGLARAWTDLGLDAGGDVRAEPASLVV, from the coding sequence ATGTCCGTCGACGACCTGCCCACCGACCGCCGCGTCTCGGGCCAGCGGCTGCGCACCGTGCTCGGCGCATGGGAGCGGCCCGGCCCGGCGTACGCCGCGCTCGCCGACGGCCTGCGCGCGGCCGTGCTGTCCGGGAGGCTGCCGCTGCGCACGCGTCTGCCCAGCGAGCGCGAGCTCGCCGAGGCCGTGGGGGTCTCCCGCACCACCACGACAGCGGCGTACGACGCCCTGCGCGACGAGGGCTACCTGCTGAGCCGCCGCGGGTCCGGCACGGTCACCACGCTCCCGGACCGGGGCACGGCCGGCCGCGAGGCGCCGGACCCGCTCACGCCGCACGACGTCGTCGACCTCACGATCGCGGCCCCGGCCGCGCCGCCCGCGCTGCACGACGCCGTGGTCGAGGCGCTCGACCTGCTCCCCCGCCACCTGCCCGGGACGGGGTACGCGCCCGGAGGACTGCCCGAGCTGCGCGCGGCCGTCGCGGCGCGGTACACCGCACGCGGCGTCCCGACCACGCCCGACCAGGTGCTCGTCACCACGGGCGGGCAGGAGGCGATCCACCTGCTCGTCACGGCGCATGCGGGCCCGGGCGACCGCGTGCTCGTCGAGCACCCGACGTACCCGCACGCGCTCGACGCGGTGCGCGCGGCGGCCGCCCGCCCGGTCGCCGTCCCGTCCGGTCCCGACGGGCTCGACCTCGAGCTGTTCGCCTCCACGCTGCGGCAGGCCGCGCCCCGGCTCGCGTACCTGATCCCGGACCACCGCAACCCCACCGGCACGTCGCTGACGGCCGAGACCCGGGTCCGCGTGCGCGAGCTCGCGACACGCACCCGCACGCTCGTCGTGGGCGACGAGGCGCTGTCCGACCTCACGCTGGACGGCACGCCGCCTCCGCCGTTCGCGGGCGACGGCACCGATGCCGCGGTCGCGTGCATCGGCTCCGCGTCCAAGACGTTCTGGGGCGGTCTGCGGATCGGGTGGGTGCGTGCGCACCGGGACCTCGTCGGCCGGCTCACGACGCAGCGCAGCCACGTGGACATCGGCTCGTCGGTGATCGACCAGCTCGTGGTGGTGCGCCTGCTCGACCGGCTCGACGCCGTCCTCCCGCAGCGTCGTGCCGAGCTGCGCGACCGGCGGGACCTCGTCGTCGGGCTGCTCGCCCAGCGGCTGCCGGACTGGCGCGTCGAGGTGCCCGCGGGTGGCCTGTCGCTGTGGGTGGACCTCGGGCTGCCCGTGTCCTCGGCCCTGGCCGCGCTCGCGCCGCGCCACGGCGTGCGCGTCGCGCCCGGGCCGGCGTTCGGTGCCGAGGCGGGGCTCGAACGGCACCTGCGCATCCCGTTCACGGAGCCGCCCGAGCGCCTGGTCCGCGCCGTGGACGGCCTGGCCCGTGCGTGGACGGACCTCGGCCTCGACGCCGGCGGTGACGTGCGCGCCGAGCCCGCGTCGCTCGTCGTGTGA
- the yczE gene encoding membrane protein YczE, which yields MSRPTVAPAGVLPPPRLRRGVQLLIGLVLYALSMALLVDSALGNMPWDVLSEGVARRTGLSFGAVTLVISALVLACWVPMRQRPGVGTVANVLVIGLLADPFLALVAGVGDLAVGWRVVVAAAGIGLNGLATALYVGAGLGPGPRDGLMTGLVARTGRPVALVRTAIEVAVVLSGIALGGTFGVTTVAYALLVGPLVHVLLPPLRIAPAGPPHPVRVDATVVRPAPPEQGRTTVV from the coding sequence GTGAGCCGGCCGACGGTGGCCCCGGCCGGTGTGCTGCCCCCGCCGCGGCTGCGGCGCGGGGTGCAGCTCCTGATCGGGCTGGTGCTCTACGCGCTGTCCATGGCCCTGCTGGTCGACTCGGCGCTGGGCAACATGCCCTGGGACGTGCTGAGCGAGGGCGTCGCACGCCGGACGGGCCTGTCGTTCGGCGCGGTGACGCTGGTGATCAGCGCGCTCGTGCTGGCGTGCTGGGTGCCCATGCGCCAGCGGCCGGGTGTCGGCACGGTCGCGAACGTGCTGGTGATCGGCCTGCTCGCGGACCCGTTCCTCGCGCTCGTCGCGGGCGTGGGGGACCTGGCCGTGGGATGGCGCGTGGTCGTGGCGGCGGCAGGCATCGGGCTCAACGGCCTGGCCACCGCCCTCTACGTCGGTGCCGGGCTGGGGCCCGGGCCGCGCGACGGGCTCATGACCGGGCTGGTCGCGCGGACCGGGCGGCCCGTGGCGCTCGTCCGGACGGCGATCGAGGTCGCGGTGGTGCTCTCCGGCATCGCGCTCGGAGGGACGTTCGGCGTCACGACGGTGGCCTACGCGCTGCTCGTCGGGCCGTTGGTGCACGTGCTGCTCCCGCCGCTGCGCATCGCGCCCGCCGGACCCCCGCACCCGGTGCGCGTCGACGCGACCGTGGTGCGACCCGCCCCGCCGGAGCAGGGCCGCACCACGGTCGTGTGA
- a CDS encoding aldo/keto reductase family protein, whose translation MVTYRHLGRSGLQVTEIIYGNWLTHGSQVENDTAKACVRAALDAGITTFDTADVYANTAAESVLGEALAGERRQSLEIMTKVFWPTGPQGANDRGLSRKHILESIDGSLQRLRTDYVDVYQAHRFDHATPLEETMLAFADVVRQGKALYIGVSEWTADQIRAGAALARELRVPFVSNQPQYSMLWRVIEDEVVPASRDEGLSQVVWSPVAQGVLTGKYLPGQPAPAGSRGTDDKGGARMIGRFLEQTQTLERVQQLRPVADELGLTMAQLAVAWVLQNDNVAAAIIGASRPEQVAENVKASGVTIPAELLARIDDVLGDSVVRDPAETAKSSPAAR comes from the coding sequence ATGGTCACCTACCGACACCTGGGCCGATCCGGCCTGCAGGTCACCGAGATCATCTACGGCAACTGGCTCACGCACGGCTCGCAGGTCGAGAACGACACGGCCAAGGCGTGCGTGCGTGCCGCGCTCGACGCGGGCATCACCACGTTCGACACGGCCGACGTCTACGCCAACACGGCCGCGGAGTCCGTGCTGGGCGAGGCGCTCGCGGGTGAGCGGCGCCAGTCGCTCGAGATCATGACGAAGGTCTTCTGGCCGACGGGCCCGCAGGGCGCGAACGACCGGGGCCTGTCCCGCAAGCACATCCTCGAGTCGATCGACGGCTCGCTGCAGCGGCTGCGCACCGACTACGTCGACGTCTACCAGGCCCACCGGTTCGACCACGCGACGCCGCTCGAGGAGACGATGCTCGCGTTCGCGGACGTCGTCCGGCAGGGCAAGGCGCTGTACATCGGCGTGAGCGAGTGGACCGCGGACCAGATCCGCGCCGGTGCCGCGCTCGCGCGCGAGCTGCGCGTGCCGTTCGTCTCGAACCAGCCGCAGTACTCGATGCTGTGGCGCGTGATCGAGGACGAGGTGGTCCCCGCCTCACGCGACGAGGGCCTCTCGCAGGTCGTGTGGTCGCCGGTCGCGCAGGGCGTGCTCACGGGCAAGTACCTGCCCGGTCAGCCCGCACCCGCCGGTTCGCGCGGCACTGACGACAAGGGCGGCGCGCGCATGATCGGCCGCTTCCTCGAGCAGACGCAGACGCTCGAGCGGGTGCAGCAGCTGCGCCCGGTGGCCGACGAGCTCGGGCTCACCATGGCCCAGCTCGCGGTCGCGTGGGTGCTGCAGAACGACAACGTCGCGGCGGCGATCATCGGCGCGTCGCGGCCCGAGCAGGTCGCGGAGAACGTCAAGGCCTCGGGCGTCACGATCCCCGCGGAGCTGCTCGCACGCATCGACGACGTCCTGGGCGACAGCGTGGTGCGCGACCCGGCCGAGACGGCGAAGTCCTCCCCCGCCGCCCGCTGA
- a CDS encoding DUF3043 domain-containing protein, protein MFGRQKDPVTSSTDPAADAPVEQAATGKGRPTPRRKEAEAANRRPLVPADRKTAAKAARQAQREQRDAEYRAMQSGDERAMPARDRGPVRRFVRDHVDARFNLGEYFLPVAAVFLVLQLSFTQINPQIAVLALLVLYVYVIAAVVDGAILWWRLKRRLVVKFGAVPRGTLMYAVMRAFQLRRARLPKPQVKRRQYPE, encoded by the coding sequence GTGTTCGGACGCCAGAAGGACCCCGTGACGAGCTCGACCGACCCCGCGGCCGACGCGCCCGTCGAGCAGGCAGCCACGGGCAAGGGCCGTCCGACGCCGCGGCGCAAGGAGGCCGAGGCGGCCAACCGCCGGCCGCTGGTCCCCGCCGATCGCAAGACCGCCGCCAAGGCCGCGCGCCAGGCCCAGCGCGAGCAGCGCGACGCCGAGTACCGCGCGATGCAGTCGGGCGACGAGCGCGCCATGCCCGCCCGGGACCGCGGGCCGGTCCGGCGCTTCGTGCGCGACCACGTCGACGCGCGGTTCAACCTGGGCGAGTACTTCCTGCCCGTCGCGGCCGTCTTCCTGGTGCTCCAGCTCTCGTTCACCCAGATCAACCCGCAGATCGCGGTGCTCGCGCTGCTCGTGCTGTACGTCTACGTGATCGCGGCCGTCGTCGACGGCGCGATCCTGTGGTGGCGCCTCAAGCGCCGCCTCGTCGTCAAGTTCGGCGCGGTGCCGCGCGGGACGCTGATGTACGCCGTGATGCGCGCGTTCCAGCTCCGCCGGGCGCGCCTGCCCAAGCCCCAGGTCAAGCGCCGCCAGTACCCCGAGTGA
- a CDS encoding dipeptidase: MTEDRTAAPAPTVVPDDRVDALRERVARAFPDLRAELETLVRIPSVSNGEFDQAHVEASAEHVAGLLRGAGIDDVRVLRVTGADGTVGRPAVVARRPGPQGAPTVLLYAHHDVQPPGGDADWDTPPFEPTERDGRLYGRGAADDKAGIVAHVGALRVLGDELGVSLVVFVEGEEEIGSPTFADFLRAHHEALAADVMVVADSSNWSVGVPGLTTSLRGLVDCEVEVQVVDHAIHSGMYGGPVLDAPTLLARLIATLHDEQGDVAVAGLHRAPDPVVDYDEATFRADSGVLDGVRLAGTGPVTARMWTRPAISVIGFDAPRVATASNTIAPRATAKLSLRIAPGSDPARSMAALRAHLEGHAPFGARVTVRDGDLGRPFQAPGDSPAMQAARWAFASAWGTEPVDLGIGGSIPFIADLLELSPDAAILVTGVEDPDSRAHGANESVHLGELERVVLAEALLLERLARG, translated from the coding sequence GTGACCGAGGACCGCACCGCCGCACCCGCCCCCACCGTCGTTCCCGACGACCGCGTCGACGCCCTGCGCGAGCGTGTCGCCCGGGCGTTCCCGGACCTGCGCGCCGAGCTCGAGACGCTCGTGCGCATCCCCAGCGTCTCCAACGGCGAGTTCGACCAGGCGCACGTCGAGGCGAGCGCCGAGCACGTCGCGGGACTGCTGCGTGGCGCAGGGATCGACGACGTGCGCGTGCTGCGTGTCACGGGCGCCGACGGCACCGTCGGACGCCCCGCGGTCGTCGCGCGTCGCCCCGGCCCGCAGGGTGCGCCGACCGTCCTGCTGTATGCGCACCACGACGTGCAGCCGCCGGGTGGCGACGCGGACTGGGACACCCCGCCGTTCGAGCCGACCGAGCGCGACGGCCGCCTGTACGGCCGCGGGGCCGCCGACGACAAGGCGGGGATCGTCGCCCACGTGGGCGCGCTGCGCGTCCTCGGTGACGAGCTGGGGGTCTCGCTCGTCGTGTTCGTCGAGGGCGAGGAGGAGATCGGCTCGCCCACGTTCGCGGACTTCCTGCGCGCGCACCACGAGGCGCTCGCAGCCGACGTCATGGTCGTCGCGGACTCGTCCAACTGGTCCGTGGGCGTGCCCGGGCTCACGACGTCGCTGCGCGGCCTCGTCGACTGCGAGGTCGAGGTCCAGGTGGTGGACCACGCGATCCACTCGGGCATGTACGGCGGCCCCGTGCTGGACGCGCCGACGCTGCTCGCCAGGCTGATCGCGACCCTGCACGACGAGCAGGGCGACGTCGCGGTCGCCGGCCTGCACCGCGCACCCGACCCGGTGGTCGACTACGACGAGGCGACGTTCCGCGCGGACTCGGGCGTGCTGGACGGCGTGCGGCTGGCCGGGACCGGTCCGGTCACGGCGCGCATGTGGACGCGGCCGGCGATCTCCGTGATCGGCTTCGACGCACCGCGCGTGGCCACCGCGTCCAACACGATCGCGCCGCGCGCGACCGCGAAGCTCTCGCTGCGCATCGCGCCCGGCAGCGACCCCGCGCGGTCGATGGCGGCGCTGCGCGCGCATCTGGAGGGACACGCGCCGTTCGGGGCCCGGGTCACCGTGCGCGACGGGGACCTGGGTCGCCCGTTCCAGGCGCCCGGGGACTCGCCCGCGATGCAGGCGGCCCGGTGGGCGTTCGCGAGCGCGTGGGGGACCGAGCCCGTGGACCTGGGCATCGGCGGGTCGATCCCGTTCATCGCCGACCTGCTCGAGCTGAGCCCTGACGCCGCGATCCTGGTCACGGGCGTCGAGGACCCCGACTCGCGCGCGCACGGCGCCAACGAGTCGGTGCACCTGGGCGAGCTCGAGCGCGTGGTGCTGGCCGAGGCGCTGCTGCTGGAGCGGCTCGCGCGCGGCTGA
- a CDS encoding acyl-CoA thioesterase: MIRTLQLATATFRPRRAVPGQTLLDPSVTRMRVHLSDLDLYRHVNNGIYLQCCDVARSNYLADLGAFDALNARGWYPVVAAQTIKYRRSLTYRQRFDITTTVLGWDERVVYLEQAFSRPGRDGASEHVARAIIAGRFLGRDGSRVAAPDVVRLLAGEGVTSPPLPDDVAAWARAVDVAAR, from the coding sequence GTGATCCGCACGCTGCAGCTCGCGACCGCGACGTTCCGCCCCCGGCGCGCCGTCCCGGGACAGACCCTGCTCGACCCGTCGGTGACGCGCATGCGCGTCCACCTGTCCGACCTGGACCTGTACCGGCACGTCAACAACGGGATCTACCTGCAGTGCTGCGACGTGGCACGCAGCAACTACCTGGCCGACCTCGGTGCGTTCGACGCGCTCAACGCGCGCGGGTGGTACCCGGTGGTCGCCGCCCAGACCATCAAGTACCGCCGCTCGCTCACGTACCGGCAGCGCTTCGACATCACGACGACCGTCCTGGGCTGGGACGAGCGCGTGGTGTACCTCGAGCAGGCGTTCTCCCGGCCGGGGCGCGACGGGGCGTCCGAGCACGTGGCGCGCGCGATCATCGCCGGCAGGTTCCTGGGCCGCGACGGCAGCCGCGTGGCCGCACCCGACGTGGTGCGCCTCCTGGCCGGCGAGGGCGTCACGAGCCCCCCGCTGCCCGACGACGTCGCGGCCTGGGCGCGCGCGGTGGACGTGGCCGCGCGCTGA
- a CDS encoding DJ-1/PfpI family protein — MSTGKPMRIGVFVFDGCEELDVVGPYEVLAWWARNLRTDTEVVTFSADGAGVRCSKGLRLLPDAGADDVGPLHVVVYPGGRGTRTLMRDEAHLAWVRELRTRTPLLTSVCTGALVLAAAGLLAGRPATTHWGSFDLLTELDPSVQPDRVARFVDDGDVITSAGVSAGIDMALHLVARLDGVTAAREVRRGIQYDPHPPI; from the coding sequence GTGAGCACCGGCAAGCCCATGCGCATCGGCGTGTTCGTGTTCGACGGCTGCGAGGAGCTGGACGTCGTCGGCCCGTACGAGGTGCTCGCATGGTGGGCGCGCAACCTGCGCACCGACACCGAGGTGGTCACGTTCTCCGCCGACGGCGCGGGCGTGCGCTGCTCGAAGGGCCTGCGGCTGCTGCCCGACGCGGGCGCCGACGACGTCGGCCCGCTGCACGTCGTGGTCTACCCCGGCGGCCGCGGGACCCGCACGTTGATGCGCGACGAGGCGCACCTCGCGTGGGTGCGCGAGCTGCGCACCCGCACGCCGCTCCTGACGAGCGTGTGCACGGGTGCGCTCGTGCTCGCGGCGGCCGGCCTGCTGGCGGGACGCCCCGCGACGACGCACTGGGGCTCGTTCGACCTGCTGACCGAGCTCGACCCGAGCGTGCAGCCCGACCGCGTCGCGCGGTTCGTGGACGACGGCGACGTGATCACGTCCGCGGGCGTGTCCGCGGGCATCGACATGGCGCTGCACCTCGTGGCGCGGCTGGACGGCGTGACCGCGGCGCGCGAGGTGCGGCGGGGCATCCAGTACGACCCGCACCCGCCGATCTGA
- the nadA gene encoding quinolinate synthase NadA codes for MSLTTSPAADAAFTEPAPSALLLLGRGADLQSERGVECVGGLPAASDPDLVERARAARAALGDRAFVLGHHYQRDEVIAFADVTGDSFKLAREAAARPDAEFVIFCGVHFMAESADILTSDTQQVVLPDLAAGCSMADMAAIDQVTDAWDVLVDASVADATVPVTYMNSTAAIKAFTGRHGGTVCTSSNAHVALRWAFDKVGGVDGTGKVLFMPDQHLGRNTAVQQLGLSLDDCVVFDPRRPGGGLTTQQLRDARMILWRGHCSVHGRFSERNVADVRAADPGVTVLVHPECKHEVVTAADMVGSTEYIIKALDAAPAGSSWAIGTELNLVRRLAAAHPDKKVHYLDSTVCFCSTMNRIDLPHLVWTMESLAAGRTVNRIVVDPDDAHWARVALDQMLALPGY; via the coding sequence GTGAGCCTGACGACCTCCCCCGCCGCCGACGCCGCGTTCACCGAGCCGGCACCCTCGGCCCTGCTGCTCCTCGGCCGCGGTGCGGACCTGCAGTCCGAACGTGGTGTCGAGTGCGTCGGCGGCCTGCCCGCCGCGAGCGACCCCGACCTCGTCGAGCGGGCGCGCGCGGCGCGTGCGGCGCTCGGTGACCGTGCGTTCGTCCTGGGTCACCACTACCAGCGCGACGAGGTCATCGCGTTCGCGGACGTGACCGGCGACTCGTTCAAGCTCGCGCGCGAGGCCGCCGCCCGGCCCGACGCGGAGTTCGTCATCTTCTGCGGCGTCCACTTCATGGCGGAGTCCGCGGACATCCTCACGTCCGACACGCAGCAGGTGGTCCTGCCCGACCTCGCCGCGGGCTGCTCGATGGCCGACATGGCCGCGATCGACCAGGTCACCGACGCGTGGGACGTGCTGGTCGACGCCAGCGTCGCGGACGCGACCGTCCCGGTCACGTACATGAACTCGACCGCGGCGATCAAGGCGTTCACCGGCCGCCACGGCGGCACGGTCTGCACGTCGTCCAACGCGCACGTCGCGCTGCGCTGGGCGTTCGACAAGGTCGGGGGCGTCGACGGCACGGGCAAGGTCCTGTTCATGCCGGACCAGCACCTGGGCCGCAACACCGCGGTGCAGCAGCTGGGGCTGTCGCTCGACGACTGCGTGGTGTTCGACCCGCGCCGGCCGGGCGGCGGGCTCACCACTCAGCAGCTCCGCGACGCGCGCATGATCCTGTGGCGCGGCCACTGCTCGGTGCACGGCCGGTTCTCGGAGCGCAACGTCGCCGACGTGCGCGCGGCCGACCCCGGCGTCACGGTCCTGGTGCACCCCGAGTGCAAGCACGAGGTGGTCACCGCGGCGGACATGGTGGGGTCGACGGAGTACATCATCAAGGCGCTCGACGCCGCGCCCGCGGGCTCGTCGTGGGCGATCGGCACGGAGCTCAACCTGGTGCGGCGGCTCGCGGCCGCGCACCCGGACAAGAAGGTCCACTACCTGGACTCGACGGTGTGCTTCTGCTCGACGATGAACCGCATCGACCTGCCCCACCTGGTGTGGACCATGGAGTCGCTCGCGGCCGGACGCACCGTGAACCGCATCGTCGTCGACCCGGACGACGCGCACTGGGCCCGCGTGGCCCTGGACCAGATGCTGGCCCTGCCCGGGTACTGA
- a CDS encoding glycerate kinase family protein, giving the protein MLVAPDGFGSSLTSAQATTTMVAAWRAAAPHDDVRGCPLSDGGPGFVETLHATLGGELVAVTVTGPVGRPVPAAVLVVGDGPARTAYVESAHAVGLALVPAAERDPTRTTTRGLGELLVAARGTGARRVVVGLGGSGTNDAGAGALVGLGLADPHGRLGAGGGALAGVEPGDLAGLAALRADWAGTELLVATDVDVPLLGLQGASAGFAPQKGATPEQAQDLERALATFARLAVDALGGVLRPDLLAGARPASTSARLTHAPGAGAAGGLGFGLALVGARVVPGAALVADLVGLDAALADADLVVTGEGRFDWQSLHGKVASLVAQRALPHAVPTVVVAGQVLVGRRELSAAGITGAYAVSEQPDQVPAALADPAGTLAARVTRVARTWSPR; this is encoded by the coding sequence GTGCTGGTCGCCCCCGACGGCTTCGGGTCGAGCCTGACGTCCGCGCAGGCGACGACGACGATGGTCGCGGCCTGGCGCGCCGCTGCGCCGCACGACGACGTCCGCGGGTGCCCGCTGTCCGACGGCGGGCCGGGGTTCGTCGAGACGCTGCACGCGACGCTCGGGGGCGAGCTCGTCGCGGTCACCGTGACCGGCCCGGTCGGCCGTCCCGTGCCCGCGGCGGTCCTCGTGGTCGGCGACGGCCCCGCGCGCACGGCGTACGTCGAGTCGGCGCACGCGGTCGGGCTCGCGCTCGTGCCGGCCGCCGAGCGCGACCCCACGCGGACCACGACGCGCGGGCTGGGCGAGCTGCTCGTCGCCGCGCGGGGCACGGGTGCGCGGCGCGTCGTCGTCGGGCTCGGCGGCTCGGGCACCAACGACGCGGGCGCGGGTGCGCTCGTCGGGCTCGGGCTGGCCGACCCGCACGGTCGGCTCGGTGCGGGCGGCGGTGCGCTGGCCGGCGTCGAGCCCGGCGACCTCGCGGGGCTCGCGGCGCTGCGCGCGGACTGGGCCGGCACGGAGCTCCTGGTGGCCACGGACGTCGACGTGCCGTTGCTCGGGCTGCAGGGCGCGAGCGCCGGCTTCGCTCCGCAGAAGGGGGCGACGCCCGAGCAGGCGCAGGATCTCGAGCGCGCCCTGGCGACGTTCGCGCGCCTCGCGGTCGACGCGCTCGGCGGCGTGCTGCGGCCGGACCTCCTGGCCGGTGCGCGCCCGGCCTCGACCAGCGCACGCCTGACCCACGCACCCGGTGCGGGAGCCGCCGGCGGCCTCGGGTTCGGGCTCGCGCTGGTCGGTGCCCGCGTGGTGCCGGGCGCCGCGCTCGTGGCGGACCTCGTGGGCCTCGACGCGGCGCTCGCGGACGCCGACCTCGTGGTGACGGGTGAGGGCCGGTTCGACTGGCAGTCGCTGCACGGCAAGGTCGCGTCGCTCGTCGCGCAGCGCGCGCTGCCGCACGCCGTCCCGACCGTCGTCGTCGCGGGCCAGGTGCTGGTCGGGCGGCGCGAGCTGTCCGCGGCGGGCATCACGGGCGCGTACGCCGTGTCCGAGCAGCCGGACCAGGTGCCGGCCGCGCTCGCCGACCCGGCCGGGACGCTCGCCGCGCGCGTGACGCGCGTCGCTCGCACGTGGTCGCCCCGGTGA
- the erpA gene encoding iron-sulfur cluster insertion protein ErpA, protein MSETTEVATHGVILTDFAASKVRSLLEQEGRDDLRLRVAVQPGGCSGLIYQLYFDERLLDGDVTRDYDGVEVVVDRMSVPYLEGATIDFADSIEKQGFTIDNPNAGSACACGGSFS, encoded by the coding sequence ATGAGCGAGACCACCGAGGTCGCCACCCACGGCGTCATCCTCACCGACTTTGCCGCGAGCAAGGTGCGCAGCCTGCTCGAGCAGGAGGGTCGCGACGACCTTCGGCTGCGTGTCGCCGTCCAGCCCGGCGGCTGCTCCGGCCTGATCTACCAGCTGTACTTCGACGAGCGCCTGCTCGACGGCGACGTCACGCGCGACTACGACGGCGTCGAGGTCGTCGTGGACCGCATGTCGGTCCCGTACCTCGAGGGCGCGACGATCGACTTCGCCGACTCGATCGAGAAGCAGGGCTTCACGATCGACAACCCCAACGCGGGCAGCGCCTGCGCGTGCGGCGGCTCGTTCAGCTGA